A genome region from Micromonospora peucetia includes the following:
- a CDS encoding acetyl-CoA carboxylase biotin carboxylase subunit — MIESLLVANRGEIARRIIRTARRLGIRAIAVHSEADAGLPFVTEADEAVCVGPANPAQSYRNVEAILAAAKSTGAQAIHPGYGFLSENADFARTVEASGLIWVGPGADAITAMGDKINARNLMAAARVPVAPGTTEPAADLEAAVAAAAEIGYPVMVKAAAGGGGMGMGVATDEAALRSEYDKVRSFAERMFGDGSVLIERYFPRVRHVEVQILGLADGRVVALGERECSVQRRNQKLVEESPSPAVSPELRSRLLAAAVRAGEAVNYRNAGTVECLFDPSTQEFFFLEMNTRLQVEHPVTELVYGVDLVEEQLRVAAGLAPTFDPDALAPRGHAIELRINAEDPKRFLPGPGVIKTWVEPAGEGVRVDSGYVDGNTVTPFYDSLMAKLIVSGATRAEAIERARAAVAAFELAGPKNNLPFHAELLENEEFLSGDYDTGIVGRMR; from the coding sequence ATGATCGAGTCGCTGCTGGTCGCCAACCGGGGCGAGATCGCCCGCCGGATCATCCGTACCGCCAGGCGGCTCGGTATCCGCGCGATCGCGGTGCACTCGGAGGCGGACGCCGGCCTGCCGTTCGTGACGGAGGCCGACGAGGCGGTGTGCGTGGGCCCGGCCAACCCGGCCCAGAGCTACCGCAACGTCGAGGCCATCCTCGCGGCGGCCAAGTCGACCGGCGCGCAGGCCATCCACCCCGGCTACGGCTTCCTGTCGGAGAACGCCGACTTCGCCCGTACCGTCGAGGCGAGCGGGCTGATCTGGGTCGGGCCCGGCGCGGACGCGATCACCGCGATGGGCGACAAGATCAACGCCCGGAACCTGATGGCGGCGGCCCGGGTGCCGGTCGCGCCCGGCACCACCGAGCCGGCGGCCGACCTCGAAGCGGCGGTCGCGGCGGCGGCGGAGATCGGCTACCCGGTGATGGTCAAGGCCGCCGCCGGTGGTGGCGGCATGGGCATGGGCGTGGCGACCGACGAGGCCGCGCTGCGCAGCGAGTACGACAAGGTGCGCTCCTTCGCCGAGCGGATGTTCGGCGACGGCTCGGTGCTGATCGAGCGGTACTTCCCCCGGGTGCGTCACGTCGAGGTGCAGATCCTCGGCCTGGCCGACGGCCGGGTGGTGGCCCTCGGCGAGCGGGAGTGCTCGGTGCAGCGGCGCAACCAGAAGCTGGTCGAGGAGTCGCCGTCGCCGGCGGTCTCCCCGGAGCTGCGTTCGCGGCTGCTGGCGGCGGCCGTGCGGGCCGGCGAGGCGGTGAACTACCGCAACGCGGGCACCGTGGAGTGTCTGTTCGATCCGTCGACGCAGGAGTTCTTCTTCCTGGAGATGAACACCCGGCTCCAGGTGGAGCACCCGGTCACCGAGCTGGTCTACGGCGTCGACCTGGTCGAGGAGCAGTTGCGGGTGGCCGCCGGCCTGGCGCCGACGTTCGACCCGGACGCGCTCGCCCCACGTGGACACGCCATCGAGCTGAGGATCAACGCCGAGGACCCGAAGCGCTTCCTGCCCGGTCCCGGTGTGATCAAGACCTGGGTGGAGCCGGCGGGCGAGGGCGTCCGGGTGGACTCGGGCTACGTCGACGGCAACACCGTCACCCCGTTCTACGACAGCCTGATGGCCAAGCTCATCGTCAGCGGCGCGACCCGGGCCGAGGCGATCGAGCGGGCGCGGGCGGCGGTGGCCGCCTTCGAGCTTGCCGGCCCGAAGAACAACCTCCCCTTCCACGCCGAACTCCTGGAGAACGAGGAGTTCCTCTCCGGCGACTACGACACCGGCATCGTCGGCCGCATGCGCTGA
- a CDS encoding snapalysin family zinc-dependent metalloprotease has product MTSRLNRLAVAFVATALATLGVTVANPAPASAAMTICYNTSQAGSYAGTANQAASIWNNATSNLTLTANCGSNLRIYQITGGGSYAVRTSLGNGRVYIDTQQAAQYSPLRIMTHEIGHILGLPDNYNGNCSLLMSGGSAGTSCTNPYPSTTEANRVSNLFAGTRSTDRAGSEIFRDSWPAALTTVG; this is encoded by the coding sequence ATGACCTCACGACTCAACCGGCTCGCGGTCGCGTTCGTCGCGACGGCACTTGCCACCCTCGGCGTCACGGTCGCCAACCCGGCACCCGCCTCCGCCGCCATGACCATCTGCTACAACACCAGCCAGGCGGGAAGCTACGCCGGCACCGCCAACCAGGCCGCCTCGATCTGGAACAACGCCACGTCGAACCTGACGCTCACGGCGAACTGCGGCTCCAACCTGCGGATCTACCAGATCACCGGCGGCGGCTCGTACGCCGTCCGGACCAGCCTCGGCAACGGCCGGGTCTACATCGACACCCAGCAGGCCGCGCAGTACAGCCCGCTGCGGATCATGACCCACGAGATCGGGCACATCCTCGGCCTGCCCGACAACTACAACGGGAACTGCTCGCTGCTGATGTCCGGCGGCAGCGCCGGCACCAGTTGCACCAACCCGTACCCGAGCACCACCGAGGCGAACCGGGTGAGCAACCTCTTCGCCGGCACCCGCAGCACGGACCGCGCCGGGTCCGAGATCTTCCGCGACAGCTGGCCGGCCGCGCTCACCACGGTGGGCTGA
- a CDS encoding hydroxymethylglutaryl-CoA lyase codes for MAELPGSVSIREVGPRDGLQNEDPIPTEAKVRLLDALSGTGVKRIEAVSFVHPKAIPQMADADEVWQRAVKADGVRYSALVPNTRGAQRALAAGFTEIEVVVSASDTHNRRNVNRSTDESLDDIAELIDLLHGAGAQAEVIVATSFGCPYEGDVDPARVAGIVDRVVRDGADRVAFGDTTGMGTPRRVRELLTAVRDRNAHVPVLLHFHNTRGTALANMLTALELGVTEFDASVGGLGGCPYAPGASGNLATEEAVHMLHDMGIDTGVDLAALIEAAELAERLVGGQLPSGVLRAGPRTRLTPMPS; via the coding sequence ATGGCGGAACTGCCAGGCTCCGTGTCGATCCGTGAGGTCGGGCCGCGCGACGGGCTCCAGAACGAGGATCCGATCCCGACCGAGGCCAAGGTGCGGCTGCTCGATGCCCTCTCCGGCACCGGGGTGAAACGGATCGAGGCCGTCTCGTTCGTGCACCCGAAGGCGATCCCGCAGATGGCCGACGCCGACGAGGTGTGGCAGCGGGCCGTGAAGGCCGACGGCGTGCGCTACTCGGCGCTGGTGCCGAACACCCGGGGTGCGCAGCGGGCCCTGGCGGCCGGCTTCACCGAGATCGAGGTGGTGGTCTCGGCCAGCGACACGCACAACCGGCGCAACGTGAACCGCAGCACCGACGAGTCGCTGGACGACATCGCCGAGCTGATCGACCTGCTGCACGGCGCCGGCGCGCAGGCCGAGGTGATCGTGGCGACCAGCTTCGGCTGCCCCTACGAGGGGGACGTCGACCCGGCCCGGGTGGCCGGCATCGTGGACCGGGTGGTCCGCGACGGCGCCGACCGGGTGGCCTTCGGCGACACCACCGGCATGGGTACGCCCCGGCGGGTCCGCGAGCTGCTGACCGCGGTACGCGACCGCAACGCGCACGTCCCCGTGCTGCTGCACTTCCACAACACCCGGGGTACCGCCCTGGCCAACATGCTGACCGCGCTGGAGCTGGGGGTGACCGAGTTCGACGCCAGCGTGGGCGGCCTCGGCGGCTGCCCGTACGCGCCGGGGGCCAGCGGCAACCTGGCCACCGAGGAGGCGGTGCACATGCTGCACGACATGGGCATCGACACCGGCGTCGACCTGGCCGCCCTGATCGAGGCAGCCGAGCTGGCCGAGCGGCTGGTCGGCGGGCAGCTCCCGTCCGGGGTGCTCCGCGCGGGCCCGCGTACCCGGTTGACGCCGATGCCGAGCTGA